A part of uncultured Treponema sp. genomic DNA contains:
- a CDS encoding SufS family cysteine desulfurase — MFSAQEIRSDFKIFSQPENEGLIYLDSAATTHRPECVIQAEADFYRKNNANPLRGLYALSIRATEDYENARASVAKFLNASEPAEIVFTRNASESLNLVAYTLGLSEVQAGDEVVVSCMEHHSNILPWQMVCNAKGAKLVWLECDSSAEISEQEIKAKINSKTKIVAVAQVSNVFGITNPIEKIASYAHKVGNGGKGAYVVVDGAQSAPHKKIDVQALDADFFAFSGHKLCAPMGIGALYGKKQLLEKIPPFLRGGEMIEYVTRETTTFAEVPHKFEAGTVNAGGAVALAKAIEYIQGIGLDNIEKNDDSLAQTMIEEMKKIPYLHIIGNDDYKKHCGIVTFTIDGVHPHDIASILDTEKIAVRAGHHCAQPLMQKLGVGSTARASCYFYNTQQEVETFIEKLKLVRRWMGFKE, encoded by the coding sequence ATGTTCAGTGCACAAGAAATACGCAGCGATTTTAAGATATTCAGCCAACCAGAAAACGAAGGGCTTATTTACTTGGACAGCGCGGCTACAACTCATAGGCCGGAATGTGTAATTCAGGCTGAAGCTGACTTTTACAGAAAGAACAACGCCAATCCTTTGCGCGGACTTTACGCTTTGAGCATAAGGGCAACTGAAGACTATGAAAATGCAAGGGCTTCTGTTGCAAAATTCCTGAATGCCAGCGAGCCTGCGGAAATTGTTTTTACACGCAATGCTTCTGAAAGCCTGAATCTTGTTGCGTACACTCTTGGGCTTTCTGAAGTTCAGGCTGGGGACGAAGTTGTTGTAAGCTGCATGGAGCATCATTCGAACATTCTTCCGTGGCAGATGGTTTGCAATGCAAAGGGCGCAAAACTTGTGTGGCTTGAGTGCGATTCTTCCGCGGAAATTTCAGAGCAGGAAATAAAGGCGAAAATAAATTCCAAGACAAAAATTGTTGCGGTTGCGCAGGTTAGTAATGTCTTTGGAATCACAAATCCTATAGAAAAAATTGCAAGCTATGCCCATAAAGTTGGAAACGGCGGAAAAGGCGCTTACGTTGTTGTGGACGGTGCTCAGAGCGCGCCTCATAAAAAAATCGATGTGCAGGCATTGGATGCGGACTTTTTTGCGTTTTCGGGGCATAAACTTTGCGCTCCTATGGGAATTGGCGCTCTTTATGGAAAAAAACAGCTGCTTGAAAAGATTCCTCCTTTTTTGCGTGGCGGAGAAATGATTGAATATGTTACCCGCGAGACTACGACTTTTGCAGAAGTTCCGCATAAATTTGAAGCCGGAACTGTAAACGCTGGTGGAGCTGTTGCGCTTGCAAAGGCGATAGAATATATTCAGGGAATCGGACTTGATAATATAGAAAAAAACGACGATTCTCTTGCCCAGACGATGATTGAGGAAATGAAAAAAATTCCTTATCTTCATATAATCGGAAACGATGACTATAAAAAGCACTGCGGAATTGTTACTTTTACCATTGACGGCGTGCATCCGCATGACATTGCTTCTATTCTCGATACAGAAAAAATTGCAGTCAGGGCAGGTCATCATTGCGCCCAGCCTTTGATGCAGAAACTTGGCGTAGGCTCAACTGCGCGCGCAAGTTGCTACTTTTACAACACTCAGCAGGAAGTTGAAACTTTTATTGAAAAGCTAAAGCTTGTCCGCCGCTGGATGGGATTCAAAGAGTAA
- a CDS encoding pallilysin-related adhesin → MQKKVTLALFIVIVAAVAVAFIAKNYFYKPDKNKTSASVVVPMSSSAEEKKNSAFSSMEEDNALVSLIPLNDNETLIGIVSMDFDGDGFDDQVNVIRTMDSPYLAILVGLYNPQRTAYERKAVIATEISQAQTFSYTGMDLTGEHRTALVYQGFADNGDSILQAFFISNAGGNFSLTKIADLRGDGTIFIQQLDRYDAYERSKANGASFPIWVYTSDTERPGSADQLQIQYEWKHSENSYVKTRTVRVAGSRIAAKELAKIQDGTVATFASFLNGLWYMTEANGNLRYVFFDYDSREIIFFKDDTEEVYKWAHSNIRRNGIYLSTINQEIENLQRRIDISLKSTEEIRIRIQDDVRMLISENAVWDGNYKKIGKNMFLKNASSKSNSVSESFEKDSTWKIPDGSTVKLQDGKYSMESEGFLETGIYTCFENEGTSFIQFRPDSENNARFSGVYKLSVEESNSPQKKYILQPCRATGYGIVVQESRPVVLMIPSDN, encoded by the coding sequence ATGCAGAAAAAAGTTACACTTGCTCTTTTTATTGTGATTGTTGCGGCGGTAGCTGTCGCGTTTATTGCAAAGAATTATTTCTATAAGCCAGATAAAAATAAAACTTCAGCTTCTGTCGTTGTGCCTATGTCAAGTTCCGCAGAAGAAAAAAAGAATTCAGCGTTTTCTTCAATGGAAGAGGATAACGCGCTTGTTTCCCTTATTCCGCTTAACGACAACGAAACTTTGATTGGCATTGTGAGCATGGATTTTGACGGCGACGGCTTTGATGACCAGGTGAACGTAATCAGAACAATGGACAGTCCGTATCTTGCGATTTTGGTTGGACTTTATAATCCGCAGAGAACTGCTTACGAAAGAAAAGCTGTTATTGCCACAGAAATTTCCCAGGCGCAGACATTTTCTTACACCGGCATGGACTTGACTGGCGAGCACAGGACGGCTTTGGTTTATCAGGGATTTGCAGACAACGGAGATTCCATTCTTCAGGCGTTTTTTATTTCAAACGCAGGCGGAAACTTTTCACTTACGAAGATTGCCGATTTGCGTGGCGACGGAACAATTTTTATTCAGCAGCTTGACCGCTACGATGCCTACGAACGCTCAAAGGCGAACGGCGCGAGTTTCCCAATCTGGGTTTATACTTCGGACACAGAACGGCCGGGCAGCGCAGACCAGCTTCAGATTCAGTATGAATGGAAGCATTCGGAAAACAGCTATGTAAAGACAAGAACTGTCCGAGTTGCAGGAAGCAGAATTGCGGCAAAGGAGCTTGCAAAAATTCAGGACGGAACAGTTGCTACATTCGCAAGCTTTTTGAACGGACTTTGGTATATGACCGAAGCTAACGGAAATTTACGGTACGTTTTCTTTGACTATGATTCCCGCGAGATTATTTTTTTCAAGGACGATACGGAAGAAGTTTACAAATGGGCGCACAGCAATATTCGGCGCAACGGAATTTATCTTTCAACTATAAATCAGGAAATTGAAAACCTTCAGCGCAGAATCGACATAAGCCTTAAAAGCACAGAAGAAATTCGTATAAGAATTCAAGATGATGTCCGGATGCTTATAAGTGAAAACGCAGTGTGGGACGGAAACTATAAAAAAATCGGAAAGAATATGTTTTTGAAAAATGCTTCGTCAAAGTCAAACAGCGTTTCAGAATCTTTTGAAAAAGACAGCACTTGGAAAATTCCAGACGGCTCTACTGTGAAGCTTCAGGACGGAAAATATTCAATGGAATCTGAAGGCTTTTTGGAAACCGGCATTTACACTTGCTTTGAAAACGAAGGCACTTCTTTTATTCAGTTTCGGCCTGATTCTGAAAACAACGCGCGCTTTTCTGGAGTTTACAAATTGTCTGTGGAAGAAAGCAATTCGCCGCAAAAAAAATATATCTTGCAGCCATGCAGGGCAACCGGCTACGGAATAGTTGTGCAGGAGTCGCGTCCAGTTGTCCTTATGATTCCGTCTGACAATTAA
- the sufU gene encoding Fe-S cluster assembly sulfur transfer protein SufU — MDLKSLYQEILNEHNLNPTHKGVMENPTFTLQGVNPSCGDNIYLQLKIDDNGIISEGSFNGSGCAVSQASVDMMLDDIIGKSKDEALRLASLFMDMIYGKVEDDNTLEELDEAASLKNISKMPARVKCAVLGWHTMEEMLKNGKTAGQGSVEHCTTE; from the coding sequence ATGGATTTGAAATCGCTTTATCAGGAAATTCTTAACGAGCATAATTTGAACCCGACCCACAAGGGCGTTATGGAAAACCCGACATTTACGTTGCAAGGCGTGAACCCTAGCTGCGGAGACAATATTTATCTTCAGCTTAAAATCGATGATAACGGAATAATTTCAGAAGGAAGCTTTAACGGCTCTGGATGCGCTGTAAGCCAAGCTTCTGTAGACATGATGCTTGATGACATAATCGGAAAATCAAAGGATGAAGCTCTGCGGCTTGCTTCACTTTTTATGGACATGATTTACGGCAAGGTTGAAGACGACAACACTTTGGAAGAACTTGATGAAGCTGCAAGCCTTAAAAATATCAGCAAAATGCCTGCTCGTGTAAAATGCGCAGTCCTTGGCTGGCACACAATGGAAGAAATGCTCAAAAACGGAAAAACTGCCGGGCAGGGAAGTGTGGAACATTGCACAACAGAATAA
- a CDS encoding Rpn family recombination-promoting nuclease/putative transposase, with amino-acid sequence MQRHELTPAQKWERLTLADNFIFCKVLEDNPEVCRHLIEILLNIKIDRIEKPAAEKSVKTDFISHGIRFDVYVKDGNGRSFDIEIQTTHSTSLAKRARYYQGLMDVDNVQHGAGYDVLNESYVIFLCLGDAFGKGFPVYTFRYRADEDKDFLMNDGTVNIFFNAKKYDTMKSEELKSFFKYLCGKEPSSGFTDRLSALVERVKINAQWRHRFMTWEQEMAIQAEERAKEIAEERAKKLAKDMAKDIARDMVKDTAQSIANDIANQKIIETAQKMLKENIGTPEQISMVTNIPLEKVLELQKEIK; translated from the coding sequence ATGCAAAGACATGAACTTACACCGGCCCAAAAATGGGAGCGGCTCACACTCGCCGACAACTTCATCTTCTGCAAAGTCCTTGAGGACAATCCGGAAGTCTGCAGGCATCTTATCGAAATTCTCTTGAACATAAAAATTGATAGAATCGAAAAGCCTGCCGCGGAAAAATCAGTTAAAACAGATTTCATCTCGCACGGAATAAGATTCGACGTATATGTGAAGGACGGAAACGGCCGCTCGTTCGACATAGAGATTCAGACAACGCACAGCACTTCCCTAGCAAAACGCGCCCGCTATTATCAAGGGCTGATGGACGTTGACAATGTGCAGCACGGAGCAGGCTATGATGTGCTTAATGAGAGCTACGTTATTTTTCTGTGCCTGGGAGACGCGTTCGGAAAGGGATTTCCAGTCTACACATTCCGCTACCGCGCCGATGAGGACAAGGATTTTCTGATGAACGACGGAACAGTAAATATCTTTTTCAATGCGAAAAAATATGATACAATGAAATCCGAGGAGCTGAAATCGTTTTTCAAATATCTCTGCGGAAAAGAGCCGAGCTCCGGTTTCACAGATAGGCTCTCCGCGCTGGTCGAACGTGTAAAAATAAACGCGCAATGGAGGCACAGGTTTATGACATGGGAACAGGAAATGGCTATTCAAGCAGAAGAAAGAGCCAAAGAAATAGCAGAGGAAAGAGCAAAGAAGCTTGCCAAAGATATGGCAAAAGATATAGCTAGAGACATGGTCAAAGATACTGCACAAAGCATAGCTAATGACATTGCAAATCAGAAAATTATTGAAACTGCGCAAAAAATGCTTAAGGAAAATATAGGAACGCCTGAGCAAATTTCAATGGTTACAAATATTCCGCTTGAAAAAGTCTTAGAGCTTCAAAAGGAAATTAAATAG
- a CDS encoding adenylate kinase → MNFIFLGPPGAGKGTLAAQVSEEYGIPQISTGDIFRENIKNQTELGKKVKAILDSGGLVSDDVVLEIVEDRLKKDDCKNGFILDGFPRTIPQAEAFEKLGIDVKVVNFEVDNDLIIARLSNRRVCKNCKANYNVKFMPPKVEGKCDKCGGELFTREDDKLESITHRLEVYRKETEPLIEFYKKLGKITDIDSARDSSLVLVDFKKLFPKK, encoded by the coding sequence ATGAATTTTATTTTTTTAGGACCACCGGGAGCAGGAAAAGGAACTTTGGCAGCTCAGGTTTCTGAAGAATACGGAATCCCTCAGATTTCCACAGGAGATATTTTCCGCGAGAACATCAAGAACCAGACAGAACTTGGAAAAAAAGTAAAGGCGATTCTTGATTCCGGCGGACTTGTAAGCGATGACGTTGTTCTTGAAATTGTAGAAGACAGGCTCAAGAAAGATGACTGCAAGAACGGCTTTATCTTGGACGGATTTCCACGCACAATTCCGCAGGCAGAAGCATTTGAAAAGCTCGGAATCGATGTAAAGGTTGTTAACTTTGAAGTTGACAACGACTTGATTATTGCGCGCCTTTCAAATCGCCGTGTATGCAAAAACTGCAAGGCAAACTACAATGTTAAGTTTATGCCTCCAAAAGTTGAAGGAAAATGCGACAAATGTGGCGGAGAACTTTTTACACGCGAAGACGACAAGCTTGAGTCTATAACTCACCGCCTTGAAGTTTACAGAAAAGAAACAGAGCCTCTTATTGAATTCTACAAGAAGCTTGGAAAAATCACAGACATCGACAGCGCAAGAGATTCAAGTCTTGTTCTTGTTGACTTTAAAAAGCTTTTTCCAAAGAAATAA
- the tyrS gene encoding tyrosine--tRNA ligase, whose translation MTFFEELQWRGLVKDVAGEDIADKLNNEKITFYWGTDPTADSLHLGHYSSLVTAKRLARAGHHPILLVGGSTGLIGDPRPTAEREIISHETLEKNLAGIKSQVDRIFEGKAEIVNNYDWTKDYTFLEFLRDIGKYINVNYMLSKEIISRRLDTGITFAEFSYTLLQGYDFLWLYRNKNCILQAEGADQWGNITTGLELIRKIEGKEAYGFTMPLVLDKYGNKFGKSAGNALWLDLNKTSSYELYQYLVNVDDSMVVDYLKIFTFLSKEQIEELEAKNKEHPELREAHKALAREIITDLHGAAEFEKAVNISNSLFSGNVKSLSLKDIEIGFKDVPTATISEGEKLIDVLVNNKIASSKREAREFLAAGSITLNGEKFTDENMPVTSQLAIEGKVIVLRRGKKKNYIVKFG comes from the coding sequence ATGACATTTTTTGAGGAGCTTCAGTGGCGCGGACTTGTTAAGGATGTTGCCGGAGAAGACATTGCAGACAAGCTTAACAATGAAAAAATCACATTTTACTGGGGAACAGACCCTACAGCAGACAGCCTTCACTTGGGACATTATTCGTCTTTGGTAACAGCAAAACGTCTTGCACGCGCAGGTCATCATCCGATTCTTTTGGTGGGCGGCTCTACAGGACTTATTGGAGATCCTCGTCCTACAGCAGAACGTGAAATAATCAGCCACGAAACGCTTGAAAAAAATCTTGCGGGAATTAAAAGCCAGGTTGACAGGATTTTTGAAGGAAAGGCGGAAATTGTAAACAACTACGACTGGACAAAAGATTATACTTTCCTTGAATTTTTGCGCGACATTGGAAAATACATAAACGTGAACTATATGCTTTCAAAGGAAATAATTTCACGCCGCCTTGACACTGGAATTACTTTTGCGGAATTTTCATATACGCTTCTGCAAGGCTACGACTTTTTGTGGCTTTACAGAAACAAAAACTGCATTCTTCAGGCTGAAGGCGCGGATCAGTGGGGAAACATAACAACAGGCCTTGAGCTTATCCGCAAAATTGAAGGAAAAGAAGCTTACGGATTCACGATGCCGCTTGTTTTGGACAAATACGGAAATAAATTCGGAAAAAGCGCAGGAAATGCACTGTGGCTTGACTTGAATAAAACTTCAAGCTATGAGCTTTACCAGTATCTTGTAAACGTTGACGATTCGATGGTTGTTGACTACCTTAAGATTTTTACCTTCCTCTCAAAAGAGCAGATTGAAGAGCTTGAGGCAAAAAACAAGGAGCATCCAGAGCTTCGTGAGGCTCACAAGGCTTTGGCGCGTGAAATTATAACTGATTTGCACGGAGCGGCGGAGTTTGAAAAAGCCGTGAACATAAGCAATTCGCTTTTTTCCGGCAATGTAAAATCTCTTAGCTTAAAGGACATTGAAATTGGATTTAAGGACGTTCCGACTGCCACGATTTCAGAAGGCGAAAAACTGATTGATGTGCTTGTAAACAATAAAATCGCTTCAAGCAAACGCGAGGCAAGAGAATTTCTTGCGGCAGGATCAATAACCTTAAATGGCGAAAAGTTCACGGACGAAAATATGCCTGTAACAAGCCAGCTTGCAATTGAAGGAAAAGTGATTGTCTTGCGCCGCGGAAAAAAGAAAAACTACATTGTTAAATTTGGTTGA
- a CDS encoding TonB-dependent receptor — MKNLIAFLFALVVSFYSFAQELELPGITTTIHREKNPELIVLDEDDLSSFSSAEQALESAGFAFKKGNNELTFHGYWNSSIKVYINNVLVNDSNTGKFDFSTLDFATVKSIKVNPAAVNGSVAIYITTVSCDFNKIHAGAELKSKSYLSSVNDSPSARTEFSVPLIFENGSSLFVHEAFNVSRKENHFGYRSLDATYKPDFSDSYSGYKKKYSGYERTLFNNSLFAEFATQKFPGASFGFSSYANYSDANCGKTGGAYFTEENQKDFSLVFALPVFLPFENWNLKVLPSYKYSDLDYTKHARFSDLGNEYKVSNFSFQAESSVLDFLEFYALCSYDFSDEISSGKENATYSHSLFSAFFSPSVKFEFFGWNFLLSLPLDYFEPSNTLSLLYSFSAERNLKNFAFFFKASKNITNPVFQQLYYSGDGGVGNPNLKSESAYSFYTGISYSQRIGFSVKPFLIFYKDKIGWVSDSSGSWSPDNWGSSVNWGADFYFSTKELLGSLEFSASYTFCKAVLTSGGITDGNQIMYTPIHTFSLTEKYSFFDNFAWTTVFSYNSRKYTSNSNTLYVPDYFNLDTGISWTGKKLYAQFLWQNVFDFQYVHVDGYPAPGTSFTLSAGIKL; from the coding sequence ATGAAAAATCTTATTGCTTTTCTTTTTGCTTTAGTTGTTTCTTTTTATTCATTTGCTCAGGAGCTGGAGCTTCCGGGCATTACGACAACAATTCACCGTGAAAAAAATCCGGAGCTGATTGTGCTGGATGAAGATGATTTGTCTTCTTTTTCTTCCGCAGAACAGGCTTTGGAAAGCGCGGGTTTCGCATTTAAAAAAGGAAACAATGAGCTTACTTTTCACGGCTATTGGAATTCTTCCATAAAAGTTTACATAAACAATGTTCTTGTGAACGATTCAAATACCGGCAAGTTTGATTTTTCAACTTTAGACTTCGCAACTGTAAAATCCATAAAAGTAAATCCTGCCGCGGTAAACGGTTCTGTTGCAATTTACATAACCACGGTTTCCTGCGACTTTAACAAGATTCACGCCGGCGCGGAATTAAAAAGCAAAAGCTATCTTTCTTCAGTGAACGACAGTCCTTCGGCAAGAACTGAATTTTCTGTTCCGCTTATTTTTGAAAACGGCTCGTCGCTTTTTGTGCACGAAGCCTTCAATGTTTCCCGCAAGGAAAATCACTTCGGCTACCGTTCGCTGGATGCAACTTACAAGCCGGATTTTAGCGATTCGTATTCAGGCTACAAGAAAAAATATTCAGGCTATGAGCGCACGCTTTTTAACAATTCGCTTTTTGCGGAATTTGCCACGCAGAAATTTCCGGGCGCTTCGTTTGGATTTTCAAGCTATGCAAACTATTCCGATGCCAACTGCGGAAAAACTGGCGGCGCATATTTTACAGAAGAAAATCAAAAAGACTTTTCGCTTGTTTTTGCGCTTCCTGTTTTTCTTCCGTTTGAAAACTGGAACTTAAAAGTTTTGCCGTCTTACAAATATTCAGACCTTGACTACACAAAGCACGCCCGCTTTTCTGATTTGGGAAACGAATACAAAGTAAGCAATTTTTCTTTTCAGGCGGAAAGTTCTGTCTTGGACTTTTTGGAATTTTACGCGCTTTGCTCTTATGATTTTTCCGATGAAATTTCTTCCGGCAAAGAAAATGCAACTTATTCACATTCGCTTTTTTCTGCGTTTTTTTCTCCGTCTGTGAAGTTTGAATTTTTTGGCTGGAACTTTTTGCTGTCGCTTCCGCTCGATTACTTTGAGCCTTCAAATACTTTGAGCTTGCTTTATAGTTTTTCTGCGGAACGGAACTTAAAAAATTTTGCGTTTTTCTTTAAGGCTTCAAAAAACATAACGAATCCAGTTTTTCAACAGCTTTATTATTCAGGCGATGGCGGAGTTGGAAATCCGAATTTAAAAAGCGAAAGCGCATATTCGTTTTACACAGGAATTTCTTACTCACAAAGAATCGGATTTTCTGTAAAGCCATTTTTGATTTTTTATAAAGACAAAATCGGGTGGGTGAGCGATTCAAGCGGTTCCTGGTCGCCGGACAACTGGGGTTCTTCTGTTAACTGGGGCGCGGATTTTTATTTTTCCACTAAAGAACTTTTGGGAAGCTTAGAGTTTTCCGCAAGCTATACTTTTTGCAAGGCAGTTTTGACTTCAGGCGGCATCACGGACGGAAATCAGATAATGTACACGCCTATTCATACTTTTTCTTTAACTGAAAAATATTCATTTTTTGATAACTTTGCTTGGACAACTGTTTTTTCCTATAATTCAAGAAAATACACAAGCAACAGCAATACTCTTTATGTGCCGGATTATTTTAATTTGGACACAGGAATTTCTTGGACAGGAAAAAAACTTTATGCGCAGTTTTTGTGGCAAAATGTTTTTGACTTTCAGTATGTCCATGTTGATGGCTATCCTGCGCCGGGAACATCATTCACATTGAGCGCAGGAATAAAACTGTAA
- a CDS encoding SufD family Fe-S cluster assembly protein, producing MENFEIDVNQFPSLTWNFLNINRARLEFSSEFKSCGAVSGAKEIENSALYDSIKTGLGEGFDKKFDSLLQKNGIKTLLFTAESKNQVRKIELFAQKNEASVCDIVIHAKENAQASYIFVYKSEADILNAQLGGRIRVLAEENSHVHISCVNLLGKNAVHFNSVGSKCKDNATIEITELELGGNKAFSGTFNSLEGYKSRFLGRAAYVVKGESFLDMNQVALQTGKSSESRFSVDGVLLEKAKKTWRGTIDFKKGCADSVGDEQEDVLLLSSDVVNKSLPVILCDEETVEGRHGCSIGKVDMEKLFYMQSRGVDEKTARELLTKAKVSKVSRFIPDESLVEEINSFVEAII from the coding sequence ATGGAAAATTTTGAAATAGACGTAAATCAGTTTCCAAGCCTCACTTGGAATTTTCTGAATATAAACAGGGCGCGCCTTGAGTTCAGCAGTGAATTTAAATCTTGCGGAGCGGTTTCCGGCGCAAAAGAAATTGAAAATTCAGCTTTATATGATTCAATAAAAACCGGGCTTGGCGAAGGCTTTGACAAGAAGTTTGATTCTCTTTTGCAGAAAAACGGAATAAAGACTTTGCTTTTTACTGCGGAATCCAAAAATCAGGTTCGGAAAATCGAGCTTTTTGCGCAGAAAAATGAGGCTTCTGTTTGCGACATTGTAATTCACGCAAAGGAAAACGCGCAGGCTTCTTATATTTTTGTCTATAAAAGCGAAGCGGACATTTTGAATGCTCAGCTTGGGGGTAGAATCCGCGTGCTTGCGGAAGAAAATTCGCACGTGCATATTTCCTGCGTGAACTTGCTTGGAAAAAACGCCGTGCATTTTAATTCAGTCGGCTCAAAGTGCAAGGACAATGCGACAATAGAAATCACGGAGCTTGAGCTTGGCGGAAACAAAGCGTTCAGCGGAACTTTTAACAGCCTTGAAGGATACAAGAGCCGTTTCTTGGGAAGGGCAGCCTACGTTGTAAAGGGCGAGTCTTTCCTTGACATGAACCAAGTCGCGCTACAGACAGGAAAAAGCAGTGAAAGCCGTTTTTCTGTGGACGGAGTTTTGCTTGAAAAGGCTAAAAAAACTTGGAGAGGCACAATCGACTTTAAGAAAGGCTGCGCGGATTCAGTGGGAGACGAGCAGGAAGATGTTCTTTTGCTTAGCTCGGATGTTGTAAACAAAAGCCTTCCTGTTATTCTTTGCGATGAAGAAACTGTTGAAGGCCGCCACGGATGTTCAATTGGAAAAGTTGATATGGAAAAGCTTTTCTATATGCAGAGCCGCGGAGTTGATGAAAAGACTGCGAGAGAGCTTTTGACAAAGGCAAAGGTTTCAAAGGTTTCACGGTTTATTCCAGATGAAAGCCTTGTGGAAGAAATCAATTCTTTTGTTGAAGCGATTATATAA